Proteins co-encoded in one Crateriforma spongiae genomic window:
- the dnaE gene encoding DNA polymerase III subunit alpha, translated as MSETTAASRPFVHLHCHSHYSLLDGASDIGKLVQRTVDHGMNALALTDHGNLHGALEFYRKAKGAGINPIIGYEAYIAPGSRFDKGGASSSKAASYHLTLLAKNRTGFKNLIKMASAASLEGFYFKPRIDKEILETYNEGIICLSGCVSSEFSRAILKGIDTAEHEKEARDIAGWFHNVFGDRYFIEVMNNGVDIQRQQLQGAVEIADRLGLPVVTTSDTHYVDREDAEAQDIMLCINTGRFRTDQSRMKMENDQFFLRSPEQMYDCFPGMEDAVSRSQEIADSVDIDLEFGKHFFPRFECPNEQKPIDYLRELCVEGLKERYEGDPDRLIDGELSDEVKARLDRELGVIEKLGYPTYFLIVWDFVNHARSIGINATARGSGVGAIVCYALYLSHVCPLRYDLLFERFLDESRTEPPDIDIDFEKERRGEVIDYVKKRYGSEMVCQIGTFGTLAARAAIKDTGRALGIPLSRVNQVTEMVPDELKITLPKALEKSADLKNTYDNDPEIRELIDLAMKIEGLARNVGTHAAAVVISDKPLTEYVPLTRVPGKQDVITQWSMNDVEASGLLKMDFLGLRNLTILSRTVQLVQQTTGTEIDPLKFPLDDKESYALLQRGETKGVFQLESGGIRDLLQRMKPDCFSDIIATAALYRPGPLEGGMVDDYVNIKHGRQEPEYKHPVLKEVLEETNSIMVYQEQVMRILNRLGKIPLAKAYTCIKAISKKKEALIAANYKAFIEGSVENGLANKDAEDIWNLIVKFAGYGFNKSHSTAYALVAYQTAYLKAHHPMEFMAALLSSDIDGRNFKRKDSLVEHMEDCDRMQIEIEHPCVNRSAADFSVNDGKVQFALSAIKGCGGSTATSIERERCKNGPFKDIFDFCERVDPHDCNRSSIESLIKAGAMDCFGAHRSQLMSIVDRALQAGAAVQKDKKSGQANLFGAFDDEPEADAPSIPLPDIDEWPDREKLLNEKEVLGFYLDSHPLAEYENKLATFRTHTTDKLGDVKDRAEVILGGMISSIKLAHTKNSKPGQPSKYANFDLEDMGGNVRCIVWPRGFAECGERVQPDAVVLAKGKVDRRGGGDEVNLIIDDLVPLDELDNRYTHGIRIRFDEIEHDANTMNSVREIIRGYPGSKELLITIGLRDGETVHLKSDRFRVDVTPELRDRLDDLMGSGHYKLLMSKPAGR; from the coding sequence GTGTCCGAAACCACTGCCGCATCGCGTCCGTTTGTGCACCTTCATTGCCACAGCCACTACAGCCTGTTGGATGGCGCCAGCGATATCGGCAAGTTGGTCCAGCGGACCGTCGATCACGGCATGAACGCCCTGGCATTGACCGACCACGGCAATCTGCACGGGGCATTGGAGTTTTATCGGAAGGCCAAAGGCGCGGGCATCAATCCGATCATCGGCTATGAAGCCTACATCGCACCGGGCAGCCGATTCGACAAGGGAGGTGCGTCCAGCAGCAAAGCGGCCAGTTACCACCTGACCCTGTTGGCCAAAAACCGAACCGGCTTCAAAAACTTGATCAAGATGGCCAGCGCCGCGTCGTTGGAAGGCTTTTACTTCAAGCCGCGGATCGATAAGGAGATTCTGGAAACCTACAACGAAGGCATCATCTGTCTGTCCGGTTGCGTCAGCAGTGAATTCAGCCGTGCCATCTTGAAGGGGATCGACACCGCCGAGCACGAGAAAGAAGCCAGAGACATCGCCGGGTGGTTTCACAACGTCTTCGGCGATCGGTACTTCATCGAAGTGATGAACAACGGCGTCGACATCCAGCGTCAGCAACTGCAGGGTGCTGTTGAAATCGCTGACCGCTTGGGATTGCCCGTCGTCACCACCAGCGACACACACTATGTCGATCGGGAAGACGCCGAAGCCCAAGACATCATGCTGTGCATCAACACGGGACGATTCCGGACCGACCAATCGCGGATGAAGATGGAGAACGACCAGTTCTTCTTGCGCAGCCCCGAACAGATGTACGACTGTTTTCCGGGCATGGAAGACGCGGTTTCACGCAGCCAAGAAATCGCCGACAGCGTGGACATCGATCTGGAATTCGGCAAACACTTTTTCCCTCGGTTCGAATGCCCGAATGAACAAAAGCCGATCGACTATCTGCGCGAACTGTGCGTCGAAGGTCTGAAGGAACGATATGAGGGCGATCCCGATCGATTGATCGACGGCGAACTGTCCGATGAAGTCAAAGCTCGCTTGGACCGAGAACTGGGCGTTATCGAAAAACTGGGCTACCCGACCTATTTCCTGATCGTTTGGGACTTCGTCAATCACGCCCGCAGCATTGGTATCAACGCAACAGCACGGGGCAGCGGCGTCGGCGCGATCGTTTGCTATGCCTTGTACCTGTCTCACGTCTGTCCGCTGCGGTACGACCTGTTGTTCGAACGGTTCCTGGATGAAAGCCGAACCGAGCCGCCGGATATCGATATCGACTTTGAAAAGGAACGCCGCGGCGAAGTCATCGACTACGTGAAAAAGCGGTACGGCAGCGAGATGGTCTGCCAAATCGGTACCTTCGGAACGCTGGCCGCGCGCGCCGCGATCAAAGACACCGGCCGCGCCCTGGGCATCCCGCTAAGCCGGGTCAATCAGGTCACCGAAATGGTGCCGGACGAGCTGAAGATCACCCTGCCCAAGGCGCTCGAGAAAAGCGCCGACCTGAAAAACACGTATGACAACGATCCCGAAATTCGGGAACTGATCGACCTGGCGATGAAGATCGAAGGTCTGGCCCGAAACGTCGGAACGCACGCCGCCGCGGTGGTGATTTCCGACAAACCTTTGACCGAATACGTGCCGCTGACGCGGGTGCCCGGCAAACAAGATGTCATCACCCAGTGGTCGATGAACGACGTGGAAGCGTCGGGCCTGTTGAAGATGGATTTCTTGGGACTGCGGAACCTGACCATTCTGTCGCGGACGGTTCAGTTGGTCCAACAAACCACCGGGACGGAGATCGACCCGCTGAAATTCCCCTTGGATGACAAGGAATCCTATGCCCTGCTGCAACGCGGCGAAACCAAGGGCGTCTTTCAGCTGGAATCGGGTGGTATTCGTGATTTGTTGCAGCGGATGAAACCTGACTGCTTCAGCGACATCATCGCGACCGCCGCGCTTTACCGCCCCGGACCATTGGAAGGCGGGATGGTCGACGATTACGTCAACATCAAACACGGTCGCCAGGAACCCGAATACAAGCACCCTGTGCTGAAGGAAGTTCTTGAAGAAACCAACTCCATCATGGTTTATCAAGAACAGGTCATGCGGATCTTGAACCGCTTGGGCAAGATTCCGTTGGCCAAAGCGTACACGTGCATCAAGGCGATCAGTAAGAAAAAAGAAGCTTTGATCGCAGCCAACTACAAAGCCTTCATCGAAGGTTCCGTCGAAAACGGGCTGGCCAACAAAGATGCCGAAGACATCTGGAATCTGATCGTCAAATTTGCGGGCTACGGATTTAACAAGTCACACAGTACCGCCTATGCACTGGTGGCCTACCAGACGGCGTACCTGAAAGCCCACCATCCGATGGAATTCATGGCAGCGTTGCTGTCCAGTGACATCGACGGTCGAAATTTCAAGCGAAAGGATTCGCTGGTCGAGCACATGGAAGACTGCGACCGGATGCAGATCGAGATCGAGCATCCGTGTGTCAATCGCAGCGCCGCCGACTTTTCGGTCAACGACGGAAAGGTCCAATTTGCCCTGTCGGCAATCAAAGGCTGTGGTGGCAGCACGGCGACGTCGATCGAACGAGAGCGTTGCAAAAACGGTCCGTTCAAAGACATTTTCGATTTCTGTGAACGAGTCGACCCGCATGACTGTAACCGGTCATCGATCGAATCACTAATCAAAGCCGGTGCGATGGACTGCTTCGGTGCCCATCGCAGCCAGCTAATGTCGATCGTCGACCGGGCCCTACAAGCCGGTGCCGCGGTTCAAAAAGACAAGAAAAGCGGGCAAGCCAATCTCTTTGGTGCGTTCGACGATGAACCGGAAGCCGACGCACCGTCGATCCCCCTGCCCGACATTGATGAATGGCCCGATCGTGAAAAGCTGTTGAACGAGAAAGAAGTGCTGGGCTTCTATTTGGACAGCCATCCGTTGGCTGAATATGAAAACAAACTAGCAACCTTTCGGACGCACACCACCGACAAATTGGGGGACGTCAAGGATCGTGCCGAAGTCATCCTTGGCGGCATGATCAGCAGCATCAAGTTGGCCCACACCAAGAACAGCAAACCTGGTCAGCCGTCGAAGTACGCCAACTTTGATTTGGAAGACATGGGCGGCAACGTCCGCTGTATCGTCTGGCCACGCGGTTTCGCCGAATGCGGCGAACGCGTTCAGCCCGACGCGGTGGTCTTGGCCAAAGGCAAAGTTGACCGGCGGGGCGGCGGTGATGAAGTCAATCTGATCATCGACGACCTGGTCCCGCTGGATGAACTGGACAACCGGTACACCCACGGCATCCGTATTCGCTTTGACGAAATCGAACACGACGCCAATACGATGAACAGTGTCCGCGAAATCATCCGCGGGTATCCCGGTTCCAAAGAGTTGTTGATCACCATCGGGCTACGCGACGGAGAAACCGTTCACCTGAAAAGCGATCGTTTCCGCGTCGACGTGACCCCCGAATTGCGTGATCGTCTGGACGATTTAATGGGCAGCGGCCATTACAAACTGCTGATGAGCAAACCGGCCGGACGCTGA
- a CDS encoding lactonase family protein, with protein sequence MRARRLTVAVGFSLFAATLGQAATSAVFFGTTTPRGGTSQGIYQGQFDSDSGKLTNIALAAELSNPGFVAKHPTLDILYSTGAIDGQAVVAAYKIDRDADGSWLTPVGHQEIGDGGAAHLSTDRSGKVLMSAQYGGGSVAVFPLADDGTIQPRSDLQKHSGGSGVVDRRQDKPHAHWVGTSPDNRFVFVPDLGLDRVVIYRLDAENAKLTPHGEGVCPPGGGPRHMKFSPDGDKAYVLNELALSVTVFDYDAKAGTMAPVQTIETLSEETKAKETFNSAAEIRVHPSGKFVYTSNRGHDSISAFRVDDESGKLSAIEVEPIRGGWPRNFNLDPSGSYLLAAGRDSNTVTVFAIDSESGELTYTRNMAVVPTPICVEFASH encoded by the coding sequence ATGCGTGCACGTCGTTTGACCGTTGCGGTCGGGTTCAGTTTGTTTGCGGCGACATTGGGTCAAGCCGCGACGTCGGCGGTCTTTTTCGGAACGACAACCCCACGAGGCGGCACCAGCCAGGGGATTTACCAGGGCCAATTTGATTCCGACAGCGGCAAGTTGACGAACATCGCTTTGGCCGCCGAGCTTTCCAACCCCGGGTTTGTCGCCAAACACCCGACGTTGGACATCTTGTACAGCACGGGGGCCATCGACGGTCAGGCGGTGGTGGCCGCGTACAAGATTGATCGTGACGCCGATGGAAGTTGGTTGACACCGGTGGGGCACCAAGAAATCGGTGACGGTGGTGCGGCTCATTTGTCGACCGATCGCAGCGGGAAGGTTCTGATGTCGGCGCAGTACGGCGGCGGCAGCGTTGCGGTGTTCCCGCTGGCCGACGATGGCACGATCCAGCCGCGAAGCGATTTGCAAAAGCACAGTGGCGGCAGCGGTGTCGTGGATCGCCGTCAAGACAAACCGCACGCCCATTGGGTGGGGACATCGCCGGACAATCGGTTCGTGTTTGTTCCCGATTTGGGATTGGACCGCGTCGTGATTTATCGCCTGGATGCCGAAAATGCCAAACTGACGCCGCATGGTGAAGGAGTTTGCCCGCCCGGCGGTGGTCCGCGGCACATGAAATTCAGCCCCGACGGGGACAAAGCCTATGTGTTGAATGAACTGGCACTTTCGGTCACCGTGTTCGACTATGACGCCAAAGCCGGCACCATGGCTCCGGTGCAAACCATTGAGACTCTTTCCGAAGAAACCAAGGCCAAAGAGACCTTCAACAGCGCCGCGGAGATCCGTGTTCATCCCAGCGGAAAGTTTGTCTACACCAGCAACCGCGGACACGATTCGATCAGCGCGTTTCGTGTGGACGATGAATCAGGAAAGCTGTCGGCGATCGAAGTCGAGCCCATTCGCGGCGGGTGGCCGCGGAATTTTAACCTGGATCCCAGCGGCAGCTATTTGTTAGCCGCCGGACGCGATAGCAATACCGTTACGGTGTTTGCCATCGATTCGGAATCCGGCGAACTGACTTACACGCGGAATATGGCCGTCGTGCCGACACCGATCTGCGTTGAATTTGCGTCCCATTGA
- the rsgA gene encoding ribosome small subunit-dependent GTPase A — protein sequence MPKKKHNKLRADFRKKHQGRVRDSDLTRRFQAGDQDSLADAVQSERLTGKGDLTRKRTVIGADSNPDQAAGLNVKLDTDSDLIRGRVVSVHGLKVRVIGDDGRRYECAVRQLLKSLSTDQRHVVVAGDRVTLRAESPQDGMIESVLPRRGVLSRSSRGKQHVIVANVDYVLIIASVARPSLKPALIDRFLLTAAQCEIQPIIVFNKCDLIDPIRIQPIVGVYASMGYRTLMVSAETEWNIDPLRALLTGKQAVLAGQSGVGKSSLLNRIQPGLGLAVGEVSDDNDKGRHTTTASRLIPTDGGGAVFDTPGIRQFQLWNIEANEVGGLMPDFRPYVSSCRYPDCLHLTETDCAVKDAVADARIDARRYDAYCHLLEEDLLPQ from the coding sequence ATGCCAAAGAAAAAACACAACAAGCTTCGTGCCGATTTTCGCAAGAAACACCAGGGTCGTGTCCGCGATTCGGATCTGACCCGTCGCTTCCAAGCCGGGGATCAAGACAGCTTGGCCGACGCCGTTCAGTCCGAACGGTTGACGGGCAAAGGCGACCTGACTCGCAAGCGAACGGTCATCGGTGCCGATTCCAATCCCGACCAGGCGGCCGGTCTGAATGTCAAACTGGATACCGATTCAGATTTGATTCGTGGCCGCGTCGTCAGCGTTCACGGGCTAAAGGTTCGTGTAATCGGTGACGACGGACGGCGGTATGAATGTGCCGTGCGTCAGTTGTTAAAGTCATTGTCGACCGATCAGCGACACGTCGTGGTGGCCGGTGATCGCGTGACGCTGCGTGCGGAATCACCGCAAGATGGCATGATCGAAAGTGTGCTGCCACGTCGTGGCGTGTTGTCACGGTCCAGTCGCGGGAAACAGCATGTCATTGTCGCCAATGTCGACTACGTGCTGATCATCGCCAGCGTGGCCAGGCCATCGCTGAAGCCCGCTTTGATCGATCGGTTTTTGTTGACGGCGGCTCAATGCGAAATTCAGCCGATCATCGTTTTCAACAAATGCGATTTGATCGACCCGATACGGATTCAGCCCATCGTGGGCGTTTATGCGTCGATGGGGTACCGAACGCTGATGGTTTCCGCCGAAACGGAATGGAACATCGATCCACTGCGTGCGTTGCTTACCGGCAAACAGGCGGTCTTGGCTGGGCAAAGCGGTGTGGGGAAAAGCAGTTTGCTGAACCGGATCCAACCGGGGCTTGGGCTGGCCGTGGGCGAAGTCAGTGACGACAACGACAAGGGGCGTCACACCACGACCGCGTCGCGATTGATTCCCACCGACGGCGGTGGTGCCGTCTTTGATACGCCCGGGATCCGCCAGTTCCAATTGTGGAATATCGAGGCCAATGAGGTTGGCGGATTGATGCCCGATTTTCGGCCCTACGTCAGCAGTTGTCGGTACCCGGATTGTCTGCATTTGACGGAGACGGATTGTGCTGTGAAGGATGCCGTCGCCGACGCACGTATCGATGCGCGACGGTACGACGCCTATTGCCACTTGTTGGAAGAGGATTTGCTGCCGCAATGA
- the ftsH gene encoding ATP-dependent zinc metalloprotease FtsH, which translates to MENRPEEKTDSATDGRKRGNNSFLIALVVAGLIAMLFFNRGEERDRVTASFFQNELAGDNIESVVITDETIRGKFKTRPNKPASEQTADSDTVQKYRKEFYVTRNRDAGATIELEDQLRQADVPYEFAERDRTGEILSLLIMVGLPLAIIAFLFVMIRRTRSDIMGGGFLSGFSKSPAKRFEANEKAIKFTDVAGLEGVKADLQEIVDYLKTPEKFQKLGGFVPKGVLLNGPPGTGKTLLARAIAGEADVPFFSVNGSEFIQMFVGVGASRVRDLFRTAKEQAPSIIFIDEIDAVGRQRGAGLGGGHDEREQTLNQILGEMDGFSGSQAVIVVAATNRPDVLDPALLRPGRFDRHITVGRPTMKGREEIFKVHVRDVPLGDDVDLKRLAAGTVGLTGADIRNMVNEAALWAARQDKKLVEMEDFDYARDKILMGAKREEVLQESEKEKTAYHEAGHTLTAWHLDGSHIVHKVTIIPRGRALGVTQYVPNEDRLSVSKRELEHQLIVLLGGRAAEKIIYSETCVGAENDLERATSIARRMVTHWGMSSKIGPVSYKTSDEDPFLGREIHQSRQFSEHTQELIDEEVARILLEADQKAEQLLREHREELESITRALLEKEELSEMELTDLIGPSIHQRNGTKKDKVEQTLAPESAQEHSPGTPVQRDSDSRDADALIDGGT; encoded by the coding sequence ATGGAAAATCGTCCGGAGGAGAAGACCGATTCGGCCACCGATGGTCGCAAGCGGGGAAACAATTCGTTCTTGATCGCCCTGGTTGTGGCCGGGCTGATCGCGATGTTGTTTTTCAATCGCGGCGAAGAACGCGACCGGGTCACCGCCAGCTTTTTCCAGAACGAACTGGCCGGCGATAACATAGAAAGTGTCGTCATCACCGACGAAACTATCCGCGGAAAGTTCAAAACGCGGCCCAACAAGCCGGCGTCCGAACAAACTGCTGATTCCGATACGGTCCAGAAATACCGCAAAGAGTTCTACGTCACTCGCAACCGTGACGCCGGTGCCACCATCGAACTGGAAGACCAGTTGCGTCAGGCCGATGTGCCTTATGAATTCGCCGAGCGCGACCGTACCGGCGAAATTCTCAGTCTGCTGATCATGGTGGGGCTGCCGCTGGCGATCATCGCGTTCCTGTTTGTGATGATTCGTCGGACACGCAGCGACATCATGGGCGGCGGATTTTTATCAGGGTTCAGCAAGAGTCCCGCCAAGCGTTTCGAAGCGAATGAAAAGGCAATCAAGTTCACCGACGTTGCCGGTCTGGAGGGCGTCAAAGCCGACCTGCAAGAGATTGTCGACTACCTGAAAACGCCCGAGAAGTTTCAAAAACTGGGCGGCTTTGTCCCCAAAGGCGTGCTGCTTAATGGGCCTCCGGGGACGGGCAAAACGTTGTTGGCACGCGCCATTGCGGGCGAAGCGGATGTGCCGTTCTTCAGCGTCAACGGCAGCGAATTCATTCAAATGTTCGTCGGTGTCGGTGCCAGTCGTGTGCGCGATCTGTTCCGCACGGCCAAGGAACAAGCACCGTCGATCATCTTCATCGACGAAATCGACGCCGTCGGCCGCCAACGCGGCGCGGGCCTGGGCGGCGGCCACGATGAACGTGAACAAACGTTGAACCAAATCTTGGGTGAAATGGATGGCTTCAGCGGCAGCCAAGCCGTGATCGTTGTCGCCGCGACCAACCGACCGGATGTCTTGGATCCGGCGTTGCTGCGCCCCGGCCGCTTTGACCGTCACATCACTGTCGGGCGTCCGACGATGAAAGGCCGCGAAGAAATCTTCAAAGTCCACGTCCGCGACGTTCCGCTGGGCGACGATGTTGATCTGAAACGTTTGGCCGCTGGCACGGTCGGTTTGACCGGTGCGGACATTCGCAACATGGTCAATGAAGCGGCATTGTGGGCCGCACGTCAGGACAAAAAGCTGGTCGAAATGGAAGATTTCGACTACGCCCGCGACAAGATCCTGATGGGGGCCAAGCGTGAAGAGGTGCTGCAAGAAAGCGAGAAAGAAAAGACCGCTTATCACGAAGCGGGGCACACCCTGACCGCCTGGCATTTGGACGGATCGCACATCGTACACAAGGTGACGATCATTCCTCGTGGCCGTGCTTTGGGGGTCACCCAGTATGTGCCCAACGAAGATCGGCTGAGTGTCAGCAAGCGTGAATTGGAACACCAATTGATCGTTTTGCTGGGGGGGCGTGCTGCCGAAAAGATCATCTACAGCGAAACCTGTGTCGGTGCCGAAAACGATCTGGAACGTGCCACCAGCATCGCGCGACGCATGGTCACCCACTGGGGCATGAGTTCGAAAATCGGTCCGGTCAGCTACAAGACCAGTGACGAAGACCCATTTTTGGGCCGCGAGATCCATCAGTCACGACAGTTCAGCGAACACACGCAAGAGTTGATCGATGAAGAAGTCGCGCGGATCTTGTTGGAGGCCGATCAAAAGGCTGAACAACTGTTGCGTGAGCATCGCGAAGAACTGGAATCCATCACCAGGGCGTTGTTGGAGAAGGAAGAACTGTCGGAAATGGAATTGACTGACCTGATCGGACCCTCGATTCACCAACGCAACGGGACCAAGAAAGATAAGGTCGAACAGACGCTTGCACCCGAGAGTGCGCAGGAGCACAGTCCCGGCACGCCCGTCCAGCGAGACAGCGATTCGCGGGATGCCGACGCCCTGATCGATGGCGGAACCTGA
- a CDS encoding ATP-dependent DNA helicase RecQ: protein MADVKVAHQVPGTGNPESLLDRFGLQSFRPGQRDVIDAVADGRDCLCIMPTGGGKSLCYQLPALSREGTTIVVSPLIALMKDQVDALQARGIDARLLNSSLTMAEHDATIEAMASGQVKLVYIAPERLRNGRFLEAIRRVKVSLLAIDEAHCVSEWGHDFRPDYARLGAFRQRYLNKVQTIALTATATPTVRDDICGLLNLDQPSVFVTGFARTNLRFSVDHFQSDSSKDERLAQHVAQTDGTGIIYAATRKRCEAIGDWLPDRSGKRVGVYHAGLDPTQRHQVQEAFMSGKLAAIVATNAFGMGIDKSDIRYVIHYNMPGSLEAYYQEAGRAGRDGKMSGCRLLFSYQDRYIQEFFIENRYPSRETVQKVYQYLCSLDDDPIELTLDQVRQAIDVKDSAEAIGTAETLLAKAGVLRRLDSSSNHAVVRIDDETPTLLDYLPREAKLRRKVMTAIEKVVGRRRGEDVYVRPSRLAELAGVDREQLSRTLRELQKLRSFDYVPPFRGRAIHFTRRDVRFDDLAIDFDELQRRKDAEYQKLDAVIDFARTSGCRQRVVLRYFGDPNATDCGLCDRCDPTGRRSGADVGVVSASKMSATPSSGVSKIDPVLLQRGVQVVLSGVTRTHGRFGKTLVAQMLCGSKSKKLQQWKLNRLSTYGLLDKLRQTEVVQVMDELIAAGLLKQVEVDQRRPTVHLTDDGRDVMHAKASVPDSFQPAYPLARKLAAAVRSLEKADVTAAAKTEPDAPRSSSEPPNQPEASNAASTPQASETTLRIDNNPGRAPESPAGTPASGKHSAEADLVASSVAVSPEEQLRSDLEERLKRFRRKRAAAMAVPAHQIVSAATLQRIARRQPQTTTQLESVEGVSTELIESAGHDLVQIVLDCLADAPQAGDLAVGGQGDDSSEPSGTATAYYWTWKLRRDGYTCSQIQEIRGLSADAVRGHLIRADGEGYPVDPQWLSGQPSGD, encoded by the coding sequence ATGGCGGATGTGAAGGTCGCACATCAGGTTCCCGGAACGGGCAACCCCGAATCGCTGCTGGATCGGTTCGGGTTGCAATCGTTTCGCCCGGGACAGCGAGACGTCATTGATGCGGTCGCCGATGGTCGCGATTGTTTGTGCATCATGCCGACCGGGGGCGGCAAGAGTCTGTGTTATCAATTGCCGGCCTTGTCCCGCGAGGGAACAACCATTGTTGTGTCGCCATTGATCGCGCTGATGAAAGACCAGGTCGATGCGTTGCAGGCCCGCGGCATCGACGCGCGGCTGTTGAACAGCAGCCTGACGATGGCCGAACACGATGCAACGATCGAAGCGATGGCATCGGGCCAAGTGAAACTGGTTTACATCGCACCGGAACGATTGCGGAACGGACGGTTCCTGGAAGCGATCCGCAGGGTGAAGGTGTCGTTGTTGGCGATCGACGAAGCCCATTGTGTCAGTGAATGGGGGCACGATTTTCGACCCGACTATGCACGTCTGGGGGCGTTTCGTCAGCGTTACCTGAACAAAGTGCAAACGATCGCGCTGACGGCAACGGCAACTCCGACGGTCCGTGACGATATCTGTGGCTTGTTGAATCTGGACCAGCCGTCAGTCTTCGTTACCGGATTCGCCAGAACGAATTTGCGTTTTTCGGTGGATCATTTTCAAAGCGATTCGTCCAAAGACGAACGTCTGGCCCAGCACGTCGCACAAACGGACGGAACGGGGATCATTTATGCCGCCACGCGGAAGCGCTGTGAAGCGATCGGCGACTGGTTACCCGATCGCAGTGGTAAACGAGTCGGGGTCTACCATGCGGGGTTGGATCCGACACAGCGACATCAGGTTCAAGAAGCCTTCATGTCGGGCAAGCTTGCCGCGATTGTCGCCACTAACGCGTTCGGAATGGGGATCGACAAATCCGACATCCGGTATGTGATTCACTACAACATGCCGGGCAGCCTGGAAGCGTATTACCAGGAAGCCGGACGCGCCGGTCGTGATGGAAAGATGAGCGGCTGTCGGTTGCTGTTTTCCTACCAGGACCGCTACATCCAAGAATTCTTTATCGAGAATCGTTACCCGTCGCGGGAAACGGTTCAAAAGGTTTACCAGTACCTGTGTTCGCTGGACGACGACCCGATCGAACTGACCTTGGATCAAGTCCGACAGGCGATCGATGTCAAAGACAGTGCCGAAGCAATTGGGACCGCGGAAACGCTGTTGGCCAAAGCCGGGGTGTTGCGGCGATTGGACAGCAGTAGCAACCACGCGGTGGTTCGGATCGATGACGAAACACCCACGTTGCTGGATTATCTGCCTCGCGAAGCCAAGCTGCGACGCAAAGTGATGACGGCCATCGAAAAAGTGGTGGGGCGTCGACGCGGGGAAGACGTGTATGTGCGGCCGTCACGCTTGGCCGAATTAGCGGGGGTGGACCGTGAACAGTTGTCACGAACACTGCGCGAACTACAGAAACTGCGATCGTTCGACTACGTGCCGCCGTTTCGGGGCCGGGCGATTCACTTCACACGCCGCGACGTTCGCTTTGACGACTTGGCGATCGACTTCGACGAATTGCAACGACGCAAGGACGCGGAGTATCAAAAACTGGATGCGGTGATCGACTTTGCGCGGACGTCCGGCTGTCGTCAGCGAGTCGTTCTGCGGTACTTCGGTGACCCGAATGCAACCGATTGTGGATTATGCGATCGATGTGATCCGACCGGACGACGCTCCGGTGCAGATGTTGGTGTCGTGTCGGCATCGAAGATGTCTGCGACGCCGTCATCGGGCGTTTCCAAGATCGATCCGGTGCTGTTGCAACGCGGCGTCCAAGTGGTCTTGAGCGGCGTCACCCGGACGCACGGACGATTCGGCAAAACATTGGTGGCACAGATGTTGTGCGGCAGCAAAAGCAAAAAGCTGCAGCAATGGAAATTGAATCGGCTTAGCACCTACGGTTTGTTGGACAAGCTTCGTCAAACAGAGGTCGTCCAAGTGATGGATGAACTGATCGCTGCGGGATTGCTGAAACAGGTCGAGGTTGATCAGCGACGCCCCACGGTGCATTTGACCGATGACGGGCGCGACGTGATGCACGCCAAAGCGTCGGTTCCCGACAGTTTCCAGCCCGCCTACCCGCTTGCACGCAAATTGGCCGCCGCCGTTCGGTCGTTGGAAAAGGCGGACGTCACCGCCGCCGCCAAGACCGAACCGGATGCTCCGCGGTCGTCGTCGGAACCACCGAATCAGCCGGAGGCATCGAATGCGGCTTCGACACCGCAAGCGTCGGAAACCACTCTGCGGATCGACAACAATCCGGGGCGGGCCCCCGAGTCGCCCGCCGGCACGCCAGCGTCGGGCAAGCATTCCGCCGAAGCCGACTTGGTCGCTTCGTCAGTCGCCGTCAGCCCCGAAGAACAGTTGCGGAGCGATTTGGAAGAACGATTGAAGCGGTTTCGACGCAAACGCGCCGCCGCCATGGCGGTTCCCGCCCACCAGATCGTTTCCGCCGCAACGCTTCAGCGAATCGCCCGCCGGCAACCCCAGACGACAACGCAATTGGAATCGGTCGAAGGCGTGTCGACGGAATTGATTGAGTCGGCGGGGCACGATTTGGTCCAAATCGTGCTGGACTGTTTGGCCGACGCTCCCCAGGCTGGCGATTTGGCAGTCGGCGGCCAGGGCGACGATTCCTCAGAACCGTCCGGGACCGCCACGGCGTACTACTGGACCTGGAAGCTTCGTCGCGACGGCTACACCTGCAGCCAGATTCAGGAGATCCGTGGTTTATCGGCCGACGCCGTTCGCGGTCATTTGATCCGTGCCGATGGCGAGGGGTATCCCGTTGATCCCCAGTGGTTGTCCGGGCAACCGTCCGGCGACTAG